A window from Sebastes fasciatus isolate fSebFas1 chromosome 22, fSebFas1.pri, whole genome shotgun sequence encodes these proteins:
- the actn3b gene encoding alpha-actinin-3b — MTAVETQMTYSNSYTITTEERYMTQEDDWDRDLLLDPAWEKQQRKTFTAWCNSHLRKAGTQIENIEEDFRNGLKLMLLLEVISGERLPKPDKGKMRFHKIANVNKALDFICSKGVKLVSIGAEEIVDGNGKMTLGMIWTIILRFAIQDISVEETSAKEGLLLWCQRKTAPYRNVNVQNFHISWKDGLALCALIHRHRPDLIDYSKLRKDDPMGNLNTAFEVAEKFLDIPKMLDAEDIVNTPKPDEKAIMTYVSCFYHAFAGAEQAETAANRICKVLAVNQENEKLMEEYEKLASELLEWIRRTIPWLENRTAEQTMRAMQQKLEDFRDYRRIHKPPRVQEKCQLEINFNTLQTKLRLSNRPAFMPSEGKMVSDIANAWKGLDGVEKGYEEWLLTEIRRLERLDHLAEKFKQKCSMHESWTGGKEDLLSQKDYESASLMEIRALMRKHEAFESDLAAHQDRVEQIAAIAQELNELDYHDAATVNGRCQGICDQWDNLGTLTQKRRDALERVEKLWETIDQLYLEFAKRAAPFNNWMDGAMEDLQDMFIVHSIEEIQSLITAHDQFKATLPEADKERMATMGIHNEILKIAQTYGIKLSGINPYTNLSTQDISTKWDTVKHFVPLRDQMLQEEVARQQANERLRRQFAAQANIIGPWIQTKMEEISHVSVDIAGSLEEQMNSLKQYEQNIINYKSNIDKLEGDHQLSQESLIFDNKHTNYTMEHVRVGWEQLLTTIARTINEVENQILTRDAKGISQEQLNEFRASFNHFDRKRNGMMDPDDFRACLISMGYDLGEVEFARIMTLVDPNNTGVVTFQAFIDFMTRETAETDTAEQVMASFKILASDKNYITMDELRRELPPEQAEYCISRMTRYIGSDGTTGALDYISFSSALYGESDL, encoded by the exons acCTTCACAGCTTGGTGTAACTCCCACTTGAGGAAGGCCGGGACACAGATTGAGAACATTGAAGAAGATTTCAGGAATGGCCTCAAActcatgctgctgctggaggtcaTATCAG GCGAGAGGCTGCCCAAACCCGACAAAGGCAAGATGCGTTTCCACAAGATCGCCAACGTGAATAAAGCCCTGGACTTCATCTGCAGCAAGGGGGTCAAGCTGGTGTCTATCGGTGCTGAGG AAATTGTTGACGGTAACGGGAAGATGACTCTTGGTATGATCTGGACCATCATCCTGCGCTTTGCCATCCAGGACATCTCTGTggaag AGACCTCTGCTAAGGAAGGTCTGCTGCTGTGGTGCCAGAGGAAGACTGCCCCCTACAGGAACGTCAACGTGCAGAACTTCCACATCAG TTGGAAGGACGGCCTGGCTCTGTGTGCCCTCATCCACAGACACAGACCTGACCTCATTGACTACTCCAAACTGAGAAAG GATGACCCTATGGGTAACCTGAACACTGCTTTCGAGGTCGCTGAGAAGTTCCTGGACATCCCCAAGATGCTTGACGCTGAAG ATATTGTGAACACACCCAAACCTGATGAGAAGGCCATCATGACCTACGTGTCCTGCTTCTACCACGCCTTCGCCGGTGCTGAGCAG gCTGAGACAGCTGCCAACCGTATCTGCAAGGTGCTGGCCGTCAACCAGGAGAATGAGAAACTGATGGAGGAGTACGAGAAGCTGGCCAGCGAG CTGCTGGAGTGGATCCGCCGCACCATCCCCTGGCTGGAGAACCGCACGGCGGAGCAGACCATGCGCGCCATGCAGCAGAAGCTGGAGGATTTCCGTGACTACCGTCGCATCCACAAGCCGCCCCGCGTGCAGGAAAAATGTCAGCTGGAGATCAACTTCAACACCCTGCAGACCAAGCTGAGGCTGAGCAACAGGCCCGCCTTCATGCCGTCCGAGGGCAAGATGGTGTCG gatATCGCCAATGCCTGGAAAGGTCTGGATGGGGTGGAGAAGGGCTATGAGGAGTGGCTGCTGACCGAGATCCGCCGCCTGGAGAGACTCGATCACCTGGCTGAGAAGTTCAAGCAGAAGTGCTCTATGCATGAGTCCTGGACTGGAG GTAAGGAGGACCTGCTGTCCCAGAAGGACTACGAGTCGGCCTCGCTGATGGAGATCAGAGCCCTGATGAGGAAGCACGAGGCGTTCGAGAGCGACCTTGCCGCTCACCAGGACAGAGTGGAGCAGATCGCTGCCATCGCCCAGGAGCTGAA TGAGCTGGACTACCACGATGCTGCCACAGTCAACGGCCGCTGCCAGGGCATCTGTGACCAGTGGGACAACCTGGGCACCCTCACCCAGAAGAGGAGGGACGCACTGGAG cGTGTGGAGAAGCTGTGGGAGACTATTGACCAGCTGTACCTGGAGTTTGCCAAGAGGGCGGCGCCCTTCAACAACTGGATGGACGGAGCCATGGAGGACCTGCAGGACATGTTCATTGTCCACAGCATTGAGGAGATCCAG AGTCTGATCACCGCTCACGACCAGTTCAAGGCCACTCTGCCCGAGGCCGACAAGGAGCGCATGGCCACCATGGGCATCCACAACGAGATCCTGAAGATCGCCCAGACCTACGGCATCAAGCTGTCCGGAATCAACCCTTACACCAACCTCTCCACCCAGGACATCAGCACTAAGTGGGACACT GTGAAGCACTTCGTTCCCCTCAGAGACCAAATGCTCCAGGAGGAGGTGGCCAGACAGCAGGCCAACGAGAGACTGAGGCGCCAGTTTGCCGCCCAGGCCAACATCATCGGACCCTGGATTCAAACCAAGATGGAG GAGATCAGCCACGTGTCCGTGGACATCGCCGGCTCCCTGGAGGAACAAATGAACAGCCTGAAGCAGTACGAGCAGAACATCATCAACTACAAATCCAACATCGACAAGCTGGAGGGAGACCACCAGCTCAGCCAGGAGTCCCTCATCTTCGACAACAAGCACACCAACTACACCATGGAG CACGTGCGTGTGGGCTGGGAACAGCTGCTCACCACCATCGCCAGAACCATCAACGAGGTGGAGAACCAGATCCTGACCCGCGACGCCAAGGGCATCAGCCAGGAACAGCTCAACGAGTTCAGGGCCTCCTTCAACCACTTCGACAGG AAGAGAAACGGCATGATGGACCCAGACGACTTCCGTGCCTGCCTCATCTCCATGGGTTACGATCTG GGCGAGGTGGAATTTGCTCGCATCATGACCCTGGTGGACCCCAACAACACAGGCGTGGTGACCTTCCAGGCCTTTATCGACTTCATGACCCGCGAGACCGCTGAGACCGACACTGCAGAACAAGTCATGGCCTCCTTCAAGATACTGGCTTCAGACAAG aacTACATCACGATGGACGAACTGCGCAGGGAGCTGCCGCCAGAGCAAGCCGAGTACTGCATCAGCCGCATGACCAGGTACATCGGATCCGATGGCACCACCGGCGCCCTGGACTACATCTCCTTCTCCAGCGCCCTCTACGGAGAGAGCGACTTATAA